DNA sequence from the Ciona intestinalis unplaced genomic scaffold, KH HT000373.1, whole genome shotgun sequence genome:
GACGAGCCACATGgcaatttaatcaaaataatggAGAAAAAGCAAGGAGTTCTATTTTATCCTAGTGAAGATTTGATGTACattttacaatattgtttCCAAATATGTACTAAAGAAGTTGAAAAGAAACCTCAAGATGCCATTTTCAATCAATCAACAGAAACTATCCTAAAAAGCGAAAGATTTCACATATCATTGTGCAAATTTAATGACATGTCAAATGCTAATTGCCTTTCTGTTTTGTCTTTTATTGTCAAATTGTTTGTTAGAGTTTTTTGGCTTACAcctttgcaaaaaaacttaagATCGAAGGGGTTGCGCAGTGATTTAAAACGCAAAACANNNNNNNNNNNNNNNNNNNNNNNNNNNNNNNNNNNNNNNNNNNNNNNNNNAGTTTCACGGGTACGCGATATCACGTGGTTCGTCACGCATGACTGTGGTCCCACTCCGCGGCAAATTGACTGGCAGAGAATAGTGTTAGTTGTATTGGTTAGTGGTGCGTCTCTAATGTTTggtgtaacaaaaaaaaacacaaacttgtCTTACAATACAAAACTAAATAGTATTCATGTTCGCAATGTCAATTTCTAAGTAGTAGTAATACAGTAAGTGTATGTGACTAGTATTTTTGAATTGGTTGTTATAaagattttctgtttttctgcTGTCAGACTTACTTGTAACTTGTACACCCGAGGTCATTTAGCAAATATGTGTTCCACTTCTGTTGAGTCCGATGAAATCATCCAAGAATTTATGAATATACCAGAGTTTGAAATTGAAGAAAGCATTGATACAGAAATAGGTTTGGGATCACAGGAAACTTGTGCATGTCAACCTGAAAAACtgttaaaagaaataatgaaaaaattggATCCTTCAAAAGAACTTACAAATCATGGAGAGGTATTTGCCAAAAAGTGGATAGCAAATGCAAATTGCAGTAAAAACATTGACATTCTCGAAATTAATATTGCAGACTATCCATCCATATGTCATGATAgtgatcgtttttttaatcCAGCACCTTCAGATAAATTCAGTGGGCCGCATTTGTTGTTAATGCTTATTAAAGAATGTTCAAAAAGTACAAGAAAAATTGAAAGCTCTTCTGGACTAACTTATAAAGGCATTA
Encoded proteins:
- the LOC108950606 gene encoding uncharacterized protein LOC108950606, translating into MCSTSVESDEIIQEFMNIPEFEIEESIDTEIGLGSQETCACQPEKLLKEIMKKLDPSKELTNHGEVFAKKWIANANCSKNIDILEINIADYPSICHDSDRFFNPAPSDKFSGPHLLLMLIKECSKSTRKIESSSGLTYKGISEVENDGIEYLAGYTVMKASKKFGSEMLRSDLKRKTK